Part of the Candidatus Eisenbacteria bacterium genome is shown below.
CCCGTGGACCGACGGCTACCGCCACGCCGAGGGGAACGCCGCGGCCCACCTGAAGGCGGCCTTCGTCGGAACATCGGCCCTGGTGCCGGTTCGAAATTCGAAGCTAACGCTGGGGCGCTGGCAGGAAATTTTCTTCTGCGAATTCGACGGACCGCGGCACCGCACCGTCGAGCTCCAATTCCTCTCGGCATGAGAACGCCGGCTCCGCGGACACCGATCTCATGACAGAGCCCCTGGACCTCTTTCCGGAAGAGTCGCGGCGCCGCGCCAAGCGTCCCCCTCTCGCCGAGCGGATGCGTCCTCGGAGCTTCGAGGAATTCCTCGGTCAGGAGGAGCTCTTGAGGCCCGGAAGCCTTCTCAAGAGCGCGGTCGAGCGAGGAGAGCTTCCGTCGGTGATTTTCTGGGGTCCGCCGGGCTCGGGCAAGACCACGCTCGCGCGCCTCATCGCGCGGGCGAGCGGGAGCCATTTCGTCGCGTTCAGCGCGGTCACCTCGGGCGTCAAGGAAGTCCGCGAGGTGATCGAGCGCGCCCGCCTGGAGAAGAAGGCCCGCGGCGTGGCCACGCTTCTTTTTGTCGACGAGATCCACCGCTTCAATAAGGCACAGCAGGACGCGTTCTTGCCGCACGTCGAGGACGGCACGATCGTGCTCATGGGAGCCACGACGGAGAATCCTTCCTTCGAGGTCATCAATGCCCTCCTCTCGCGGATGCAGGTCATCGTGCTGCCCGCGCTCTCGGAGGGGGCGATCGTGGAGATCCTGAAGCGCGCCGCCGCCGACCCGGAACGGGGCCTGGGGGCGCATCCGCCCGAGGTCGCGGAGGAGACGCTGAAGCTGATCGCGCGGCTCTCCGGCGGCGATGCCCGGATCGCGCTCAACATACTCGAGGGCGCCGCGATGATCGCGGCGGGCGCCGGCGCGCGCGCCCTTACGGAGATGGAAGTGCGCGAGGCGGCCCAGCGGAAGATGCTCCCGTACGACCGCGCGGGGGAGGAGCATTTCAACATCATCTCGGCGCTCCACAAGAGTCTCCGCGGAAGCGATCCCGACGCCGGGCTCTACTGGCTCGCGCGGATGCTCGAGGCGGGGGAAGATCCGCTCTACGTGGCGCGAAGGCTCATGCGATTCGCCTCCGAAGACGTGGGTCTCGCCGATCCCGAGGCGCTTCGGCTCGCGGTCGCGGTCAAAGATGCCGTGCACTTTCTCGGGATGCCGGAGGGCAACACCGCCCTCGCCGAGCTTACGGTCTATCTCGCGCTCGCGCCCAAGAGCAACTCGGTCTACCTTGCCTACGAGCGTGCCTCGCGTGACGCGCTGGAGAAGCCGCCGTACCCGGTGCCGCTCTCCATCCGAAACGCCCCCACGCCGCTCATGAAAGGCCTCGGATACGGCAAGGGCTACGAGTACGCCCACGACTACGAGGACGCGATCGTCGGCCAGCGCTACCTTCCCGAAGAGCTTCAAGACGTCCGCTACTGGGAAGGCGTTCCGCGCGGCCAGGAGGCCGAGCTCGTGGAGAGGCTCAAGCGCCTGAATGCGGAGAAAGCGAGACGCCGCGGCGGGGCCGGACCCGAGGGACCGCCTCGAGGCCCCAGGCGCGGGAAGCCGTCCGGATGATCCTGGTCCGCCTCGACCGGGTCACCCACGGATTCGGCGCCCGCACCCTGTTCGAGGATCTCTCGTTCCGCGCCGGCGACGAGGCGCGCATCGGTTTGGTCGGTCGAAACGGCACCGGCAAGACGACCCTGCTCCGCATTCTGGCCGGCACGGTCCAACCGGAGCGAGGAACCCGGTCGGTCTCACCCCACGTCCGCGTCGCGATGCTCGACCAGCAGGTAGCGCCCGACGGCGAGGAAACCGCGTTCGGGTACGCGCGCGGGGCCTTCCGGGAGCTGCTCCTCCTGATGGAGCGCGAGGAGGCGGTCCGGGCGGAGCTTCTGGGGCGCGGGGACGCGCCTCCGGAAGAGCTGACGGCCCTCGCCCACGAGCTGGGACACCTCCACGATCACTTCGCGAGGATGGGCGGCCACTCGATCGAGAGCCGCGTGGAGGAGATCCTCGAGGGCCTGGGTGTCGGACGACCCCTGTGGGCGCAGCCGCTCCGGACCCTGAGCGGCGGCGAGAAGGGGCGGGTCGCGATCGCCCGGCTCATCCTCTCGGCGCCCGATCTCCTTCTCCTGGACGAGCCCACGAACCACCTCGACATGGCGGCCACCGAATGGCTCGAGAACTTCCTCGCCCGCTCGAGCGATCCCTTCGTGCTCGTCTCGCACGACCGGACCCTCCTCGATCGCGTCTGCACGTCGGTTGCCGAGATCGAGCACGGCGGGCTCGAGCAGCACGCCGGGAACTACTCCCAGTTTGCCCGCAAGAAACGTGCGCGGATGGAGCAGGAGGCCAAGCGCTACGCCCTGGACGTGAAGGAGCGCGAGCGGCAGGAAGAATTCATCCGGAGAAACATCGCGGGGCAGAAAACCAAGCAGGCGCAAAGCCGGCGGAAGCGCCTCGAGCGTGAGGGTCCTCTCGAGCGGCCGAGGGGGGAGACGGACGAGGTCGCGACGTTCGACCGGTTACGCGCCTCGCGTTCCGGCTCCCACGTCATCGCGGCCCGCGACGTCACGATGGGCTATGGATCGCGCGCGCTGTTCCGCGGTCTTTCGCTCGACCTGATGCGTGGAGACAGGCTCGGCATCGTCGGCGGAAACGGGGCGGGGAAGACGACGCTCTTGCGGGTATTGAACGGCGAGCTCGCGCCGCTCGAGGGAACGATCGAGTGGGGAGCCGGCGTGACGCAAGGGGGGCTCGATCAGGAGGCCCAGGCCCTGCTTCCAACCTCCTCCGTCCTCGACACGCTCTGGGATTTGAGACCGACGACCGACGAGGTCCAAGTCCGGAATTTCCTCGGCGGATTCCTCTTCCGCGGCGACGAGGTGCATCGCAAGGTGGGCACGCTCAGCGGCGGCGAGCGCACGCGGTTGGGTTTGGCCCGGCTGATCTGGTCCGGGCCCAACTTGATCTTTCTGGATGAGCCGACCAATCACCTCGACATCGCCTCGCGCGAATCGCTCGAGGCGGCGCTCCAGGCCTACGATGGAACGCTGGTCGTCGTGTCGCACGACCGGTACTTCCTGGACGCGGTCGCGACGCAGATCCTATGGCTCGACGCGGGGGAGGCGCGCTCGTATCGCGGTACCTTCTCGGAAGCGCGCGAGAAACGAGCGGCGGAGGCGCGGAGGGAGGCGGCGGCCCGAGCAGGGGCGGGCGCGGCGCGGGGCGCGGCGGCGGCCCCGGCGGCGCCGAAGGCGCCCGCGCGCACCGCCCCGCCCGGATCCACGAAGGAATCGCGCGCCCGCGAGCGCGCGGAGCGTGACCGGGCCGAGCGGGAACGGAGAAAGCGCCGCAAGGCAAAGCAATCGCTCGAGGCGGAGATCGCGGTCCTCGAAAAGAGGCTCGCCGAGCTCACCGCCGCGATGGAGGACGATTCGGCCAAAGGGGATCTCGCCGCGCTGCGCGTGGCGAGCGAGGACTACGGCCGCGCCCGCTCCCAGCTCGATGAGCTGCTCGCGCGCTGGGTGGAGATCGCGGAGTGAGGGAACCGGAGCCGTCCCCGCACGCCGGCGGGGCGCAAGCTCCCGGGGGCTGGCTCAACCGCAACGTCTGGGCGCTCGCCGTCACGAGCTTTCTCTCCGACCTCGGGCACGAAACGGCGACCGCGGCGCTGCCCTCCTTCCTCGCCGCGCTCGGCGCCCCGCCCGTCACGCTGGGTGCGATCGAGGGCATCGCGGATGCGGCCTCCAGCTCCGTGAAGCTCCTCACAGGCTGGATCTCCGACCTCGTGGGCCGGAGGAAGCCGTTCGTCGTGGCGGGCTACCTCATCACCGGCGTCTCCACCGGCGTCTACGCGCTCGCGAATTCCTGGGTCGCGATCCTGGGCGCCCGGACGGTCGGCTGGATCTCCCGCGGCGCGCGGGGACCGCTGCGCGACGTCATCCTCACGCAATCCGTGCCGGCAGAGGCCCGCGGCCGCGCCTTTGGGTTCCATCGGGCGGGGGACACGGTGGGAGCTGTGCTCGGGCCGCTGTTCGCGGCGGCGGCGCTGCCGTGGCTCGCCTCGAGGTTGGACGGCCGTCCCACCGATCCCTTCCGCTGGGTGTTCCTGCTTTCCGTCATCCCCGGCGTCCTTTCGGGCCTTGTCGTCTGGGCCTTCGTGACCGAGCGGGTGGGCGCGAGGCCGAATGTGCCGCGCTTTCTGGCCACCCTCCGGGGTCTTCCGCGGGCGTTCCGCCGCTACCTCGTGGGCGTCGGCATCTTCGGCGCCGGAGACTTCGCGCACACGCTTCTCATCATGGGCGCCGCGCACGTGCTCGCGCCGAGCCACGGGCCCATGAAAGCGGCGGCGATGGGAGCGCTCCTCTTCGTGGTGCACAACGTTCTCTACGCGGTGACGCCTTTTCCGGTCGGCTGGCTCAGCGACCGCATCGGTCGCCGCGGGCTCCTCGCGCTGGGCTACGGGGTGGGCGCCGTGATGGCGATCTCGGCGGGGATCGTATTCGCGCGGGGAATCGACGACATCGGCGTGCTCGCGGGAGTGTTCGCCCTCGCGGGCATCGTCGCGGGAGTGGAAGACACCCTCGAGGGAGCCGCCACCGCCGATTTTGCCCCAGAGGAAACGCGCGGGACCGCGTTCGGCGTTCTCGGTCTCGTGAACGGCGCCGGCGACCTGGTCTCGAGCCTCGTCGTAGGGGCGCTTTGGCTCGCCAATCCCCTCCTCGGATTCGGCTACGCCGCCCTCATGATGGCGATCGGCGCCACGCTCGTGTACCGCGTGCGGTAGCGCCCACGCCCTCGTTGTGACGTATGGAACGACCTGCTAGTCTCCGCCGCCATGACGCTTCCCCTCGAGCGCCATTGGAAAAACGTCGCCTGGGCTCTGTGCGTGGAGGCGTTCTGGGGCCTCTCCTTGGCGCTCATTTCGGTGGTTGCCATCGTCCCCGTTTTTCTCTCGCACCTGGGCGCCTCGAACACGGTTTTGGGCGCGCTTCCGGCGGTGTGGACGCTCATGGCGTATCTGCCCGGCGCCTTGGGCTCCCACTTCACGAGCCACCTTCCGCTCCGCAAGCAGGCGGTATTCCTGTTTCACGCCGCCGCGGGGATCCCGTGGGTGCTGGCGGCGTTTTGGTTCGGCATGGGCGCGCGGCGGAGCCCCGGGCTCGACATCACGGTCTTCCTGGTCTTGTGGGGTGCGGCGTGGGGCTTCATGGGGCTTTTCATTCCGGTCTGGATCAATTTCATCGGGAAGGTGACGCGCCCCGAGCTTCGCGCGACCTCGTTCGGGATCATTTTCTTCTTCCAGACCCTGATGGGGGTGATCGGCGGCTGGATCGCGAATCGAATTCTTTCCAGCGCGCTGCCGTTTCCTCAGAACTACGCCCTCGGATTTCTCGTCGCGGGGATTGCCATGACCGCCGGCGCCTTCTTTTTTCTCCCCGTGGTGGAGGACCCTGGCGCCACCGTCCCGCAGGGCCAGGCTGTCGCGACGGTGATCCGCCATATGCGCGAGGTGCTCTCCGATCGGGGCGGTGTGCGGGTCTATCTCGCGATCGTCCTGCTCACCGTCGGGGGATGGCTCCTCATCTCCTACTATCCGGTCTTCGCCGAGAGGCGATTCGGATTGCGGGCTCGCGATTCCGCGATCTTCACCGCGGTGTGCATGGCGGGACAGATGATCGGAAGCGTCCTGACCGGAATCGTGGGGGACCGCTTCGGATACGCGAAGGTCTCGATCGTGTCTGTCGTCTCGCTTACGATCGGGCTCGCCGTGGCGATCTGGGGATCGCATCCAGCGTCTTATTACGTCACCGCGTTCGCCACCGGTCTTTACATCGTGACGGACCGGCTCGCGCAGTTCAATCTCTCGATGGCGTTTTGCCCGCACGAGGACAACACGGCGTGGCTGGGCGCGATCCCGGCGATCACCGCCCCCGTGGTGGCGCTGGTCGCGGGGTCGGGGGGGAGCTTCATCGACCGGTTCGGCTTCTCGAGCGTCGCCTGCGTCGGGCTCGCGGTCTCCGTCGCGGCTCTGTACCTTGCGTTGTTCCGGTTGAGGGAGCCGGCTTACTCACTCGCAGGAAGGGGGAAGGCAACATGATACCCGCGGTTCGGTC
Proteins encoded:
- a CDS encoding replication-associated recombination protein A, which translates into the protein MTEPLDLFPEESRRRAKRPPLAERMRPRSFEEFLGQEELLRPGSLLKSAVERGELPSVIFWGPPGSGKTTLARLIARASGSHFVAFSAVTSGVKEVREVIERARLEKKARGVATLLFVDEIHRFNKAQQDAFLPHVEDGTIVLMGATTENPSFEVINALLSRMQVIVLPALSEGAIVEILKRAAADPERGLGAHPPEVAEETLKLIARLSGGDARIALNILEGAAMIAAGAGARALTEMEVREAAQRKMLPYDRAGEEHFNIISALHKSLRGSDPDAGLYWLARMLEAGEDPLYVARRLMRFASEDVGLADPEALRLAVAVKDAVHFLGMPEGNTALAELTVYLALAPKSNSVYLAYERASRDALEKPPYPVPLSIRNAPTPLMKGLGYGKGYEYAHDYEDAIVGQRYLPEELQDVRYWEGVPRGQEAELVERLKRLNAEKARRRGGAGPEGPPRGPRRGKPSG
- a CDS encoding MFS transporter is translated as MREPEPSPHAGGAQAPGGWLNRNVWALAVTSFLSDLGHETATAALPSFLAALGAPPVTLGAIEGIADAASSSVKLLTGWISDLVGRRKPFVVAGYLITGVSTGVYALANSWVAILGARTVGWISRGARGPLRDVILTQSVPAEARGRAFGFHRAGDTVGAVLGPLFAAAALPWLASRLDGRPTDPFRWVFLLSVIPGVLSGLVVWAFVTERVGARPNVPRFLATLRGLPRAFRRYLVGVGIFGAGDFAHTLLIMGAAHVLAPSHGPMKAAAMGALLFVVHNVLYAVTPFPVGWLSDRIGRRGLLALGYGVGAVMAISAGIVFARGIDDIGVLAGVFALAGIVAGVEDTLEGAATADFAPEETRGTAFGVLGLVNGAGDLVSSLVVGALWLANPLLGFGYAALMMAIGATLVYRVR
- a CDS encoding MFS transporter → MTLPLERHWKNVAWALCVEAFWGLSLALISVVAIVPVFLSHLGASNTVLGALPAVWTLMAYLPGALGSHFTSHLPLRKQAVFLFHAAAGIPWVLAAFWFGMGARRSPGLDITVFLVLWGAAWGFMGLFIPVWINFIGKVTRPELRATSFGIIFFFQTLMGVIGGWIANRILSSALPFPQNYALGFLVAGIAMTAGAFFFLPVVEDPGATVPQGQAVATVIRHMREVLSDRGGVRVYLAIVLLTVGGWLLISYYPVFAERRFGLRARDSAIFTAVCMAGQMIGSVLTGIVGDRFGYAKVSIVSVVSLTIGLAVAIWGSHPASYYVTAFATGLYIVTDRLAQFNLSMAFCPHEDNTAWLGAIPAITAPVVALVAGSGGSFIDRFGFSSVACVGLAVSVAALYLALFRLREPAYSLAGRGKAT
- a CDS encoding ABC-F family ATP-binding cassette domain-containing protein, translating into MILVRLDRVTHGFGARTLFEDLSFRAGDEARIGLVGRNGTGKTTLLRILAGTVQPERGTRSVSPHVRVAMLDQQVAPDGEETAFGYARGAFRELLLLMEREEAVRAELLGRGDAPPEELTALAHELGHLHDHFARMGGHSIESRVEEILEGLGVGRPLWAQPLRTLSGGEKGRVAIARLILSAPDLLLLDEPTNHLDMAATEWLENFLARSSDPFVLVSHDRTLLDRVCTSVAEIEHGGLEQHAGNYSQFARKKRARMEQEAKRYALDVKERERQEEFIRRNIAGQKTKQAQSRRKRLEREGPLERPRGETDEVATFDRLRASRSGSHVIAARDVTMGYGSRALFRGLSLDLMRGDRLGIVGGNGAGKTTLLRVLNGELAPLEGTIEWGAGVTQGGLDQEAQALLPTSSVLDTLWDLRPTTDEVQVRNFLGGFLFRGDEVHRKVGTLSGGERTRLGLARLIWSGPNLIFLDEPTNHLDIASRESLEAALQAYDGTLVVVSHDRYFLDAVATQILWLDAGEARSYRGTFSEAREKRAAEARREAAARAGAGAARGAAAAPAAPKAPARTAPPGSTKESRARERAERDRAERERRKRRKAKQSLEAEIAVLEKRLAELTAAMEDDSAKGDLAALRVASEDYGRARSQLDELLARWVEIAE